The Gemmatimonadaceae bacterium DNA segment GCCGGATCTGTACCTGCGGCGGCCGGTCCGCGCGCGGGTCGAGCACGAGGTCGCGCCGATATTCGCGGTCGTACAGCGTGAGCAGGGCTGCGGAGTCCGGCAGCGTCAGGTGTACGCGCCACGTGTCACCGACCTCACGCAGCGCGAGCGGTACGCCGCCGAGGGTCGCCGAGATGCCGTGGGTTCCACCGCGTCCGACCACGACCACGGCGCTACCTACAATTCCGGCGATCGCATCGGGGTCCTCGAAACGCTCCGACCGCCAGCCGGTGTATGCCGGCGGCGTGAGCTCGGCCCGCAGGCCGACGAGACGGTTGGGTTGCACGGCCACTGCGGCTGCAGATCGCGACGTGCTTCCCGGCAGTGCGTGCGGGTCGACCTCGGAGACGAGTGCGACGGCGCACGCGATGAGCATAGCCAGCAGCGCCTGCGGCACCTGATGTCCGGCCTGGGCGCGGAGCATCGGGTTCAGGTGCACGGCAGCGATGCGCGCGTCGAGCGACTCGAGTCGCCGATCAGCGGCGTAGCGCGGATCTAGCCTTGTCACGAGGGCATAGGCCAGGCGCTCATCGCGCTCCTCAATCCAGAGCGCCACGCGGGCGATCACCGCGTGATGCCGCCACCGCCACGCGAGCGCGAGAAGCGTCAGCGCGCCGACCAGCACCACCCCAGGCGTCTCCCGCAGCCAGTGCAGGCATCGGGCGAGCGGAATCAGTCCGGGGATGGCGGGCGCCTGCAAGAGTCCCCGCAGCGCGAGTTCGCACAGCGCGCGCACTGCGGCGCCAGCGGCGACCGCCCAGGCCGTCGCGGCGAGCGCCGCAAGGCCTACCAGATGCGCTCGCGCCCTGCGGACGAGCATCGCGGCCGCCGTCGCGGGAATCATGGCGACACTCCGCCCTCGGGTGGCCGGGCGCCGTCCCGCAGGCCGCGCGGGAGTCCGCCGGGTGTCGGCTCGGGGTCGTAGCGGCGCCACCGACGCTCGGCGAACAGCAGCGCCAGGGCGAGCAGCACGAGGAACGCATCCCACTGCGAGGCGCGCGGCTGCGCGCCGGGAATCAAAGCGGACGCGACGGCGCCGGCGGCCTGCACTCCGTCGCCGGAGCCGAAGCGCTCGGCGATGCTGTCGCGCACCAGCGTCCAGGGGAGCCCCCGGCAAGGACCGGAGAGTCGATTGCGCAGGTCGGTCATCGCGGGGCGATCGGCGATGTCTCCGCGAGCCGAGGCGGCGAAGCCCAGCACGCGCACGCAACCGCTGTCCGAGTCGAACTGCACCGCCGCGGGCTCGCCATCCAGCCAGGACACGATGCTCCGCCCCTCCGCGCCGCGGTACTGCCAGCGCCGCTCGAACGGAGCGACGGCAGCCCGCTGCCTGTCGATGAGCGCTCCCACCGTATCCGGTGGCTCGACGGTCACCCAACCCTCGCGCCACGGATCTTGGGCGGCGAGGGAATCGAGCCAGCGCAACTCGGCCATCGGTCCGGGCGCCGTCCCGGCCGACACGGCTGTGCGGACGAGACGGATGCGACCAGGCCAACCCGCTCGCAGCGCCGCGGTGCCGGCATCGAAGTCCTCGACGAAGAGCGGGGAGACGAGGACCAGCTCGATCGAGTCGGCGCGCGCGCGGAGGCGTGAGGCCTCGCGTCGCATCGCGACGAGCACGGCGCCGAGCCGCGCCTGCACGACCGGGCGTGCAGACGCGGGGGCGCGGAGCAACGAACCTAACTGTGCGCTCCGGCCCGGCGTGACGGCGTCGTCGACGAGCAACAACACATCGGCCCGCTGCGCCCACGCGGTGGCGCTATCCGCGAAGCCCGGTGTCAGCCGAGCCGTGGGCGACATATCGACCGCGACGATGGTCGCGATCGGTTGGCGTGACCACTCGGGACGCACCCGTGAGAGTCCGACGCCGGCCGCGAGTAGCGCGAGGATCCGCAACAACAGCAGCCAGAGATCGGCTGGACGCACACGGATGGCCGCCGCACGCTGGACTTGCGGCGGAATGAACCGTGACGTGGGCAGCCAGTCGCTGGGCGGCTTGTCGGTGACGATGAGGTGCAGCAGCACCGTGACGAACGCCGCGGCGCCGGCGGCCGCGAGCACCGCCGGAAACGCGACGGTCATGGTCGGCTACGGTTGGTGACCGCCGTGCCCCGAGGCGCAGCGGAAGCCGACGTCCCCCCGACCACCCGCCGGACATGTTCGGCGCTCGGCACGGCAGTCACCGCCTCTACATAGTAGGCGCCGAGCCGACGCCACGAACGCGCCAGTCGGTTGCGCCAGTCTGCGAAAACGGAGAGATACCGCTCGCGGGCCACCGGGGGCATTGAGCGCTCGTCCCCCCCGCCCTCAGGGTCGACCCACAGCGTCGCCCGGCTCGGCGGGTCCAACTCACGCGGATGCACGACGTGCACGGCAGTGAGCTCGCAGCCGGCCGAGGCGAGTTCACGCGCGACGCCAAGCATCGCGTCGAGGTCGCCCAGCATGTCGCTGACCACAACCAACCGCGTGATGATGGTTGCGCCCACGGAAGTGCGTCGGCTCGCGGTTCGCATCGCGGGGGCGAGGGGCGCGTCGCCGGTCGGTGTCACGCTCGCGAACAAGCGGGCCGCGTCATCCACGAGGCCGCGCCGCGTCCGCGGGGCCAGGAGGCGAGGACGTTCCGGACTCCCGGGAACGATGGTCACCCCGACGGGATCGCCGGCCCGCTGGGCGGCGGCCATGAGTGCCAGCGTCAATTGGCGCGTCGTGCGCCACTTGTCGAGCAGCGGGGCGGGAAAGGCCTGCGAGCCCGTGGCATCCACGATGATGCTCGTGGCCGCCACGGCGTGCTCGGGCGCCAGGCGGATGAACGGTCGATCGGTGCGGGCGAGAACCTTCCAGTCGAGTCGTCGCAGTTCGTCGCCCTGTCGGTACGCACGCAGCTCGACGACTTCGGACGCCGACCCGAGCGCCCGCGAGCGATGCGCGCCCGGGAAGCCGGCAGCGACGATCCGGCGAGCGGGCCAACGCAGGGTTCGCGTGGCGTCGAGCACTTTGGCGTCTTCCGCAAGGATCGTCGCGCTGCCGCTGCGTTGGGATGTGTCGGATCCGCTCACGCGCCGATCCCACTATGCGGCGGCGGCACGGCCTCCAGCACAGCATCGATGACGCGGTCCACCGTCACGCCTTCGGCCTCGGCCGCGAAGTTCGTGAGGATGCGGTGGCGCAGCACCGGGTGCACGACGCGTCGGATGTCCGATGGCATCACGGCGAGGCCGCCGCGTAGCAGGGCGAAGGCCTTGGCGCCGAGGACGAGCGCTTGGCCAGCGCGAGGGCCGGCGCCCCAGCGCACGAACTCGCGCACGATCGGCGGGGCGTCGTCTCCGTCCGGGCGCGTGGCGCGCACCAGGTCCGCCGCATAGCCCAGAATCGCATCCGCGGCGGGCAGGTCGCGCACAAAACCCTGCAGGGCGAGGGTGGTCGGACCGTCCATCACCGGATTCATAGCGTCCGCAATCGCGCTGGTCGTCGCGCGCAGGATGCCGATCTCGTCCTGACGCCCCGGATAATGCACGCGCACCTGGAACAAGAAGCGGTCGAGCTGCGCCTCGGGCAGCGGGTACGTCCCCTCTTGCTCGATCGGGTTCTGGGTGGCGAGGACGAAGAACGGCGCCGGGAGCGCCCGCGTCTCGCCGGCGGCGGTGACGGAGCGTTCCTGCATAGCCTCGAGGAGTGCCGCCTGGGTTCGCGGCGGCGCACGGTTAATCTCGTCGGCAAGCACGATGTTGGCGAACACGGGCCCCGGGACGAACCGGAACGCCCGATGCCGCGTGGCGCTGTCTTCCTCCATGACCTCTGTGCCAGTGATGTCGCTAGGCACGAGGTCGGGCGTGAACTGGATGCGACGGAACGCCAGGCGCATACCGTCGGCGACCGACCGCACCATCAACGTCTTGGCGAGGCCGGGCACGCCGACGAGCAGAGCGTGCCCTCCCGCAAGGATCGCGAGCAACACCTCCTCGACTGCCTCCTCCTGCCCGACGATCCGCTTGGCGACCTCGCGGCGAAGGGCGGCCACGCGCGCGAGCAGGTCGGCCAGCCAGACGGTGCTCATGGCTGGCTCCCGCTGCCGGGCGAAGGCTCGAGGACGAAGTGTGCGTACTGCGTGGTATCGAGGAAGCGGCGCGCCGACTGCCGGACGCTCTCCACCGTCATCCCCTGCGGCCGCGAGTCGTCGAGGAGCAGGTCGAACGACCAGCCGCGATCGCGGAGCTGCCCCAGTTGCGTCCACATCTCGTTCGTCAGCCGCGCCGTCTCGTTCTGGCGCAGGAACTGCGACCGCACCTTGGCGACCTCCTGCTCAGTCGGA contains these protein-coding regions:
- a CDS encoding DUF58 domain-containing protein; its protein translation is MSGSDTSQRSGSATILAEDAKVLDATRTLRWPARRIVAAGFPGAHRSRALGSASEVVELRAYRQGDELRRLDWKVLARTDRPFIRLAPEHAVAATSIIVDATGSQAFPAPLLDKWRTTRQLTLALMAAAQRAGDPVGVTIVPGSPERPRLLAPRTRRGLVDDAARLFASVTPTGDAPLAPAMRTASRRTSVGATIITRLVVVSDMLGDLDAMLGVARELASAGCELTAVHVVHPRELDPPSRATLWVDPEGGGDERSMPPVARERYLSVFADWRNRLARSWRRLGAYYVEAVTAVPSAEHVRRVVGGTSASAAPRGTAVTNRSRP
- a CDS encoding MoxR family ATPase — protein: MSTVWLADLLARVAALRREVAKRIVGQEEAVEEVLLAILAGGHALLVGVPGLAKTLMVRSVADGMRLAFRRIQFTPDLVPSDITGTEVMEEDSATRHRAFRFVPGPVFANIVLADEINRAPPRTQAALLEAMQERSVTAAGETRALPAPFFVLATQNPIEQEGTYPLPEAQLDRFLFQVRVHYPGRQDEIGILRATTSAIADAMNPVMDGPTTLALQGFVRDLPAADAILGYAADLVRATRPDGDDAPPIVREFVRWGAGPRAGQALVLGAKAFALLRGGLAVMPSDIRRVVHPVLRHRILTNFAAEAEGVTVDRVIDAVLEAVPPPHSGIGA